The following proteins are co-located in the Microtus ochrogaster isolate Prairie Vole_2 unplaced genomic scaffold, MicOch1.0 UNK28, whole genome shotgun sequence genome:
- the Cep44 gene encoding centrosomal protein of 44 kDa isoform X3 yields MATGDLKRSLRKLEQVLRLLNYPNEVDYVGLMRGDTAASLPIISYSLTSYSPYIAELLMESNIELIAKNDVRFTDTVYKLLRDQFDYKPILTKKQFIQSGFAEWKIQIVCDVLNCVMKKHKELIGSDKNPSCQKKKNISEKPEPCLSSENPTVEAVGVDITGRFMTSGKKKAVVIRHLYTEDSADMPEGTGSSAEVSEGCEDSEQTSDIMIAEEQVSNVVIADEQASDIKTELKDVRDNPEIIALQIALAECQEKLKRLTWVEKRLECLEATAKGKVMVDEKAWNNLVSRVTLLETELLLSKKVNECVELNAASEDSDSVSGLDNVPFDKQYSMGAPASTYRSSGYSTVSAESTSRGSTIHCCGLKDFSEGSLC; encoded by the exons ATGGCAACAGGCGACTTAAAAAGAAGCTTGCGGAAGCTAGAACAAGTACTTCGTTTGCTAAATTACCCTAATGAAGTGGATTATGTTGG TTTGATGAGAGGGGACACCGCAGCATCCTTGCCCATCATCAGCTATTCTCTTACCTCGTACTCCCCTTATATAGCAGAGCTTCTCATGGAATCCAATATAGAGCTCATAGCAAAGAATGATGTGCGCTTCACAGACACCGTCTATAAG CTTCTTCGTGATCAATTTGATTATAAGCcaattttgacaaaaaagcagTTTATACAGTCTGGATTTGCTGAGTGGAAAATCCAAATTGTCTGTGATGTGTTGAATTGTGTGATGAAAAAGCACAAGGAATTGATTGGCTCTGACAAG AATCCATCATGCCAAAAGAAGAAGAACATCTCTGAAAAGCCAGAACCTTGTTTGAGCAGTGAGAACCCCACTGTAGAGGCTGTTGGCGTTGACATCACTGGCAGGTTCATGACTTCAGGGAAG AAAAAAGCTGTGGTCATCCGTCACCTGTACACTGAAGACAGTGCTGACATGCCCGAAGGGACAGGAAGTTCGGCAGAAGTGAGTGAAGGCTGTGAAGATTCAGAGCAGACCTCTGACATCATGATTGCTGAGGAGCAGGTCTCCAATGTTGTGATTGCTGACGAGCAGGCCTCTGACATCAAGACTGAGCTGAAA GACGTACGTGATAATCCTGAGATTATTGCACTTCAGATCGCACTTGCTGAATGCCAAGAGAAGCTTAAGAGGCTGACCTGGGTAGAGAAAAGGCTTGAGTGTTTGGAAGCCACAGCAAAAGGGAAAGTGATGGTCGATGAGAAGGCCTGGAATAACCTCGTGAGCCGAGTCACTCTGCTTGAGACAGAGCTGCTGCTGTCTAAGAAGGTA AATGAATGCGTAGAGCTTAATGCAGCAAGTGAAGACTCTGACTCTGTTAGTGGCTTGGATAATGTGCCCTTTG ATAAACAGTACAGTATGGGGGCACCAGCCAGTACGTACCGCTCATCTGGCTATAGCACAGTGTCAGCAGAATCAACGTCCAGGGGCTCCACTATTCATTGTTGTGGACTGAAAGATTTTTCAGAG GGTTCTTTGTGTTGA
- the Cep44 gene encoding centrosomal protein of 44 kDa isoform X2, with protein MATGDLKRSLRKLEQVLRLLNYPNEVDYVGLMRGDTAASLPIISYSLTSYSPYIAELLMESNIELIAKNDVRFTDTVYKLLRDQFDYKPILTKKQFIQSGFAEWKIQIVCDVLNCVMKKHKELIGSDKNPSCQKKKNISEKPEPCLSSENPTVEAVGVDITGRFMTSGKKKAVVIRHLYTEDSADMPEGTGSSAEVSEGCEDSEQTSDIMIAEEQVSNVVIADEQASDIKTELKDVRDNPEIIALQIALAECQEKLKRLTWVEKRLECLEATAKGKVMVDEKAWNNLVSRVTLLETELLLSKKNECVELNAASEDSDSVSGLDNVPFDKQYSMGAPASTYRSSGYSTVSAESTSRGSTIHCCGLKDFSEETTIQKMERMKKMFEETAELLKCSSR; from the exons ATGGCAACAGGCGACTTAAAAAGAAGCTTGCGGAAGCTAGAACAAGTACTTCGTTTGCTAAATTACCCTAATGAAGTGGATTATGTTGG TTTGATGAGAGGGGACACCGCAGCATCCTTGCCCATCATCAGCTATTCTCTTACCTCGTACTCCCCTTATATAGCAGAGCTTCTCATGGAATCCAATATAGAGCTCATAGCAAAGAATGATGTGCGCTTCACAGACACCGTCTATAAG CTTCTTCGTGATCAATTTGATTATAAGCcaattttgacaaaaaagcagTTTATACAGTCTGGATTTGCTGAGTGGAAAATCCAAATTGTCTGTGATGTGTTGAATTGTGTGATGAAAAAGCACAAGGAATTGATTGGCTCTGACAAG AATCCATCATGCCAAAAGAAGAAGAACATCTCTGAAAAGCCAGAACCTTGTTTGAGCAGTGAGAACCCCACTGTAGAGGCTGTTGGCGTTGACATCACTGGCAGGTTCATGACTTCAGGGAAG AAAAAAGCTGTGGTCATCCGTCACCTGTACACTGAAGACAGTGCTGACATGCCCGAAGGGACAGGAAGTTCGGCAGAAGTGAGTGAAGGCTGTGAAGATTCAGAGCAGACCTCTGACATCATGATTGCTGAGGAGCAGGTCTCCAATGTTGTGATTGCTGACGAGCAGGCCTCTGACATCAAGACTGAGCTGAAA GACGTACGTGATAATCCTGAGATTATTGCACTTCAGATCGCACTTGCTGAATGCCAAGAGAAGCTTAAGAGGCTGACCTGGGTAGAGAAAAGGCTTGAGTGTTTGGAAGCCACAGCAAAAGGGAAAGTGATGGTCGATGAGAAGGCCTGGAATAACCTCGTGAGCCGAGTCACTCTGCTTGAGACAGAGCTGCTGCTGTCTAAGAAG AATGAATGCGTAGAGCTTAATGCAGCAAGTGAAGACTCTGACTCTGTTAGTGGCTTGGATAATGTGCCCTTTG ATAAACAGTACAGTATGGGGGCACCAGCCAGTACGTACCGCTCATCTGGCTATAGCACAGTGTCAGCAGAATCAACGTCCAGGGGCTCCACTATTCATTGTTGTGGACTGAAAGATTTTTCAGAG gaaacaacaatccagaaaatggaaaggatgaaaaaaat GTTTGAAGAGACTGCAGAGCTACTGAAATGCTCAAGTCGCTAA
- the Cep44 gene encoding centrosomal protein of 44 kDa isoform X1, with protein MATGDLKRSLRKLEQVLRLLNYPNEVDYVGLMRGDTAASLPIISYSLTSYSPYIAELLMESNIELIAKNDVRFTDTVYKLLRDQFDYKPILTKKQFIQSGFAEWKIQIVCDVLNCVMKKHKELIGSDKNPSCQKKKNISEKPEPCLSSENPTVEAVGVDITGRFMTSGKKKAVVIRHLYTEDSADMPEGTGSSAEVSEGCEDSEQTSDIMIAEEQVSNVVIADEQASDIKTELKDVRDNPEIIALQIALAECQEKLKRLTWVEKRLECLEATAKGKVMVDEKAWNNLVSRVTLLETELLLSKKVNECVELNAASEDSDSVSGLDNVPFDKQYSMGAPASTYRSSGYSTVSAESTSRGSTIHCCGLKDFSEETTIQKMERMKKMFEETAELLKCSSR; from the exons ATGGCAACAGGCGACTTAAAAAGAAGCTTGCGGAAGCTAGAACAAGTACTTCGTTTGCTAAATTACCCTAATGAAGTGGATTATGTTGG TTTGATGAGAGGGGACACCGCAGCATCCTTGCCCATCATCAGCTATTCTCTTACCTCGTACTCCCCTTATATAGCAGAGCTTCTCATGGAATCCAATATAGAGCTCATAGCAAAGAATGATGTGCGCTTCACAGACACCGTCTATAAG CTTCTTCGTGATCAATTTGATTATAAGCcaattttgacaaaaaagcagTTTATACAGTCTGGATTTGCTGAGTGGAAAATCCAAATTGTCTGTGATGTGTTGAATTGTGTGATGAAAAAGCACAAGGAATTGATTGGCTCTGACAAG AATCCATCATGCCAAAAGAAGAAGAACATCTCTGAAAAGCCAGAACCTTGTTTGAGCAGTGAGAACCCCACTGTAGAGGCTGTTGGCGTTGACATCACTGGCAGGTTCATGACTTCAGGGAAG AAAAAAGCTGTGGTCATCCGTCACCTGTACACTGAAGACAGTGCTGACATGCCCGAAGGGACAGGAAGTTCGGCAGAAGTGAGTGAAGGCTGTGAAGATTCAGAGCAGACCTCTGACATCATGATTGCTGAGGAGCAGGTCTCCAATGTTGTGATTGCTGACGAGCAGGCCTCTGACATCAAGACTGAGCTGAAA GACGTACGTGATAATCCTGAGATTATTGCACTTCAGATCGCACTTGCTGAATGCCAAGAGAAGCTTAAGAGGCTGACCTGGGTAGAGAAAAGGCTTGAGTGTTTGGAAGCCACAGCAAAAGGGAAAGTGATGGTCGATGAGAAGGCCTGGAATAACCTCGTGAGCCGAGTCACTCTGCTTGAGACAGAGCTGCTGCTGTCTAAGAAGGTA AATGAATGCGTAGAGCTTAATGCAGCAAGTGAAGACTCTGACTCTGTTAGTGGCTTGGATAATGTGCCCTTTG ATAAACAGTACAGTATGGGGGCACCAGCCAGTACGTACCGCTCATCTGGCTATAGCACAGTGTCAGCAGAATCAACGTCCAGGGGCTCCACTATTCATTGTTGTGGACTGAAAGATTTTTCAGAG gaaacaacaatccagaaaatggaaaggatgaaaaaaat GTTTGAAGAGACTGCAGAGCTACTGAAATGCTCAAGTCGCTAA